The following coding sequences are from one Arvicanthis niloticus isolate mArvNil1 chromosome 14, mArvNil1.pat.X, whole genome shotgun sequence window:
- the Elp2 gene encoding elongator complex protein 2, which yields MVSPVLEVSHVFCCPNRVRGALSWNPGSGGLLAFATSCSVVLYDPQKKKVINNLNGHSARVNCLHWIRTGDGSPSTELVSGGSDNRVIHWELENNQVLKSVRLQGHEGPVYAVHAIYRIGPFDGEQHALIVSAASDSTVRVSSKKGSEVKYLQTLTFGDGFVLTLCLSILPGTNVPILACGDDDCRIHLFVQQSDKFRKVLSLCGHEDWIRGVEWATFGRNLFLASCSQDCLIRIWRVYMKPTSLETKDDSIRLKENTFTIEDNGFSTTVAVTLETVLAGHENAVNAVHWQPPFYKDGVLHQPVRLLSASLDKTMILWAPDEASGVWLEQVRVGEVGGNTLGFFNCQFGENGTMIIAHAFHGAMHLWKQSTVNPRQWCPDIVISGHFDGVQDLIWDPEGEFIITTSTDQTTRLFAPWKKKGRSQVTWHEIARPQIHGYNLKCLAMIDRFQFVSGADEKVLRVFSAPRNFVENFSVISQQSLNHIIYDEDDDIPEGATIPPLGLSNKAIFQGDLAPQPFEEEEELLNPAFGYPQVIFQPAVLSEPPTEDHLLQNTLWPEVQKLYGHGYEIFCVACNNSKTLLASACKAAQKEHAAIILWSTESWKQVQSLAFHTLTVTQMAFSPDDKFLLAVSRDRTWSLWKRQDVTSAEFDPFFNLFAFTNKITSVHSRIIWSCDWSPDSKYFFTGSRDKKVVVWGECNSSYKPMEHPIGPCSSILDLGSSVTAVSVCPVLNPAQRYIVAVGLESGKICIYSWNKTSQEINDWTICVETSPSQSHSLGIRRLSWKSCSDSTEQTEEGTEWLDFASCGEDHTVKIYRVNRCAL from the exons ATGGTTTCTCCTGTGCTGGAGGTGTCTCATGTGTTTTGCTGCCCGAACCGGGTTCGAGGAGCTCTGAGTTGGAATCCCGGGTCCGGAGGACTCCTGGCCTTCGCCACATCCTGCTCCGTTGTTCTCTATGACCCTCAG aaaaaaaaagttattaacaaTTTGAATGGTCACAGCGCTCGAGTCAACTGCCTGCATTGGATCCGCACTGGGGATGGCT CCCCTTCCACTGAGCTGGTGTCTGGAGGATCCGACAATCGGGTGATTCACTGGGAACTAGAGAATAATCAG GTTTTAAAATCGGTCCGTCTCCAAGGCCATGAAGGACCTGTTTATGCCGTGCACGCTATTTACCGTATTGGGCCATTTGATGGCGAGCAGCATGCCCTGATAGTTTCTGCTGCTTCAGATTCCACAGTGCGAGTCTCTTCTAAAAAGGGGTCTGAAG TAAAATACCTTCAGACCCTGACCTTCGGGGATGGATTTGTTCTGACTCTCTGCCTGTCTATTTTGCCCGGTACTAATG TGCCAATATTAGCATGTGGTGATGATGACTGCAGAATTCACTTATTTGTTCAACAGAGTGACAAG TTTCGGAAAGTGCTTTCTCTCTGCGGACATGAGGACTGGATAAGAGGCGTGGAATGGGCAACCTTTG GTAGAAACCTTTTCCTAGCAAGCTGCTCACAGGATTGCCTAATAAGAATATGGAGAGTGTATATGAAACCAACATCTTTAGAAACCAAGGATGATAGCATAAGGCTGAAGGAAAACACGTTCACTATAGAAGACAATG GTTTTAGCACAACAGTTGCGGTTACCCTGGAGACGGTGCTGGCGGGACACGAAAACGCGGTGAACGCAGTTCATTGGCAGCCTCCATTTTACAAAG ATGGCGTTCTGCACCAGCCAGTGAGATTGCTGTCTGCCTCCTTGGACAAAACCATGATTCTCTGGGCTCCAGATGAAGCATCAGGGGTTTGGTTAGAACAG GTCCGAGTAGGTGAAGTAGGTGGAAATACCCTGGGGTTTTTCAACTGCCAGTTCGGTGAAAATGGCACCATGATCATCGCTCATGCATTCCACGGAGCAATGCACCTTTGGAAACAGAGTACAGTAAACCCA AGGCAGTGGTGTCCAGACATTGTCATCTCAGGACACTTTGATGGCGTCCAGGACCTCATCTGGGATCCAGAGGGAGAGTTCATCATCACTACCAGCACCGATCAGACAACTCGCCTTTTTGCTCCATGGAAGAAGAAGGGCCGATCACAG GTCACTTGGCATGAGATCGCAAGGCCTCAGATACATGGATATAACCTCAAGTGTTTGGCGATGATTGATCGGTTTCAGTTTGTGTCTGGAGCAGATGAAAAAGTTCTTCGTGTTTTTTCTGCTCCTCGGAATTTTGTGGAAAATTTTAGTGTCATTTCCCAACAGTCACTGAATCACATAATCTATGAT GAAGATGATGATATTCCAGAAGGAGCCACTATTCCTCCATTAGGGCTATCAAATAAAGCTATCTTTCAGG GAGACCTGGCCCCTCAGCcttttgaggaggaggaggagctctTAAACCCTGCCTTCGGGTATCCCCAGGTGATCTTCCAGCCCGCCGTCCTTAGTG AACCCCCCACTGAGGATCATCTTCTGCAGAATACCCTGTGGCCTGAGGTTCAGAAACT GTATGGACATGGCTATGAGATATTTTGTGTTGCTTGTAACAATTCGAAGACTCTACTTGCCTCTGCTTGCAAG GCTGCTCAGAAGGAACACGCAGCTATCATTCTTTGGAGCACAGAGTCTTGGAAACAAGTGCAGAGTCTTGCTTTCCACACTCTGACCGTCACACAGATGGCCTTCTCACCTGATGACAAATTCTTACTGGCTGTGTCCAGAGATCGAACCTGGTCTTTGTGGAAGAGGCAGGATGTGACCTCAGCGGAGTTCG atccATTTTTTAATCTCTTTGCCTTCACCAACAAAATCACTTCTGTGCATAGTAGAATCATTTGGTCTTGTGACTGGAGTCCTGATAGCAAGTACTTCTTCACTGGAAGTCGAGACAAAAAG GTGGTTGTCTGGGGTGAGTGTAACTCCAGCTATAAACCCATGGAGCACCCCATCGGCCCCTGCTCCTCCATCCTGGATTTGGGCAGTTCTGTGACAGCTGTCAGTGTCTGCCCTGTGCTTAACCCGGCCCAAAG ATACATCGTTGCAGTCGGATTAGAGAGTGGGAAGATTTGTATATATTCCTGGAACAAGACCAGTCAAGAAATCAATGATTGGACCATCTGTGTAGAAACAAGTCCAAG CCAGAGCCACTCCCTGGGTATCAGAAGGTTATCCTGGAAGAGCTGCAGTGACAGCACTGAGCAGACTGAAGAGGGGACGGAGTGGCTGGACTTTGCGAGCTGTGGCGAGGACCATACTGTGAAGATTTACAGGGTTAACAGATGTGCGCTGTGA